Proteins from one Chitinophaga oryzae genomic window:
- a CDS encoding RagB/SusD family nutrient uptake outer membrane protein gives MKIIKIILLGMVITCSSACSKFLDIIPDNVPTVDQAFQMRATAKKYLFTCYSYLPPLGSVSDNYTFLGSREIASPYPGSQAPGIPDAIMQLCYDYQNIVKPIANYWDGDNGGVAMFTAMRTCNIFLENIGKVPDIQEAERKRWIAEVKVLKAYYHFLMLRMYGPVPIMKNNIPVSADVEAVKVKRDPVDEVAAYIVQLTDEAVPDLPSVINNQREELGRITVPIALAVKAYALVLNASPLFNGNADYAGLQNKDGQVLVNTTFDKSKWQKAVLACHDAIVAANNAGFQLYYFQKPFDLNNISDTTKKCMDIRCAVTEDWNQECIWGFAHSTTTELQRECAPRNDVYSYTYALWAANMNACEIFYTANGVPIEEDIHWDYANRYTKLVTVPATMRSILKPNYTTSYFNMNREYRFYADLAFDGSSYFIKQRPNEDNLLYINTMWGSSSANSLSRYSFTGYWPKKLVSWKTSGDGGSYTADAYLWPAIRLSALYLMYAEALNESEGPSARAYQYIDEVRRRAGLDGVVQSWAAHSRNAAKPSTVEGLRSIIQQETMIEFIFEGENYWNMRRWKRLDLMNRPITGWDVMQRTPAAFYKVRSIYQPRNTYKDFLAPIRQYNLYVNGNLVQNPLW, from the coding sequence ATGAAGATCATTAAGATAATACTGCTGGGAATGGTGATCACCTGTAGCAGCGCCTGCTCGAAATTCCTGGATATCATACCGGACAATGTGCCCACAGTAGACCAGGCATTCCAGATGCGAGCCACCGCCAAAAAATATTTGTTTACCTGCTATTCCTACCTGCCGCCGTTAGGTAGTGTCAGCGATAATTATACTTTCCTGGGATCACGCGAGATAGCATCACCATATCCGGGTTCGCAGGCGCCGGGCATACCGGATGCCATCATGCAGCTCTGTTACGACTACCAGAATATCGTAAAGCCAATTGCCAACTATTGGGACGGCGATAACGGCGGGGTGGCCATGTTCACCGCCATGCGCACCTGTAATATCTTCCTGGAAAATATTGGCAAAGTGCCGGATATACAGGAGGCGGAAAGAAAAAGATGGATAGCGGAAGTGAAAGTGCTGAAGGCGTATTACCATTTCCTGATGCTACGGATGTATGGCCCGGTTCCCATCATGAAAAACAATATCCCTGTCTCCGCTGATGTAGAAGCCGTAAAGGTAAAACGAGATCCTGTAGATGAAGTGGCGGCCTATATTGTACAGCTGACAGATGAAGCCGTTCCGGATTTACCTTCCGTCATTAATAACCAGCGGGAGGAACTGGGACGGATCACAGTACCCATAGCGCTGGCAGTCAAGGCGTATGCCCTGGTGCTGAATGCGAGTCCGCTTTTCAATGGAAATGCCGACTATGCAGGACTACAGAATAAAGACGGCCAGGTTTTGGTGAACACCACGTTCGATAAATCGAAATGGCAGAAGGCGGTCCTGGCCTGTCATGATGCTATCGTAGCAGCCAATAACGCCGGCTTTCAGCTGTATTATTTCCAAAAGCCTTTCGATCTGAATAACATCAGCGATACTACGAAGAAATGTATGGACATCCGGTGTGCTGTCACAGAAGACTGGAACCAGGAGTGTATCTGGGGCTTCGCACACTCCACCACAACGGAGCTTCAGCGGGAATGCGCTCCCCGGAACGACGTGTATTCCTATACCTATGCCTTGTGGGCGGCGAACATGAACGCCTGTGAAATATTTTATACGGCGAACGGCGTACCTATTGAAGAAGACATTCACTGGGACTACGCCAACAGATATACGAAGCTGGTGACGGTGCCAGCCACGATGCGGAGTATTTTAAAGCCGAACTACACCACGTCGTATTTCAATATGAACAGGGAGTACCGTTTTTATGCAGACCTGGCCTTTGACGGCTCTTCTTATTTTATCAAACAAAGACCTAATGAAGACAACCTGTTGTACATAAATACCATGTGGGGCTCTTCTTCCGCCAACTCTCTGTCAAGGTATTCGTTTACCGGCTACTGGCCCAAAAAGCTGGTCAGCTGGAAAACCTCCGGCGACGGCGGTTCCTATACCGCGGATGCCTACCTGTGGCCGGCTATTCGTTTGAGTGCGCTGTACCTGATGTACGCAGAGGCGCTCAATGAATCAGAAGGGCCATCAGCCAGGGCGTACCAATACATTGATGAGGTCCGTCGCCGCGCCGGCCTGGATGGAGTGGTACAGTCATGGGCGGCACACTCACGGAACGCGGCCAAGCCTTCTACCGTAGAAGGACTGAGAAGCATCATTCAGCAGGAAACAATGATTGAGTTCATTTTCGAAGGAGAGAACTACTGGAATATGCGCCGGTGGAAACGGTTGGACCTGATGAACAGGCCCATCACAGGATGGGATGTGATGCAGCGTACGCCCGCTGCCTTTTACAAAGTAAGGTCCATCTATCAGCCACGCAATACCTATAAGGATTTCCTGGCGCCTATCCGGCAATACAATCTTTATGTGAACGGTAACCTGGTGCAGAACCCGCTGTGGTAA